One genomic segment of Acetobacteroides hydrogenigenes includes these proteins:
- a CDS encoding glycoside hydrolase family 3 N-terminal domain-containing protein — protein MLNRMYKACLCIAIFSAAGLAAPAQGSPFKKNWIDFNKNGVKDPYENTTLSTPERVKDLVSKMTVEEKVGQLLAPLGWPMYERKGNEILLTSKLKEEVRNRHIGMLWAFMRADPWTERTLVSGLNPQLAAKATNQLQRYVIENSRLGIPILLAEEAPHGHMAIGATVFPTSVGLSSTWNPALVGEMAQAVALEVRKQGGHVAYGPVLDLLRDPRWSRTEESFGEDPYLISEFGVGYVRGLQGSNLKSGRNVISTLKHFAAYGMPEGGHNGGSSHIGEYEMNEYVYPPFKAAVEAGARTVMASYNEVDGIPCHSNRQMLTDVLRDGWKFDGFVFSDLGGLELLKGHGVAADYKEATFKAFTAGVDADLGSNCYHKNLEQLVAEGKIDVAILDRSVARVLAAKFDLGLFDNPFVDEKEVLSSSVIQEHRALARRVARESIVLLKNEKSTLPLSREVKSIAVIGPNADNVYNMLGDYTAPQRDGSVITVLQGIKNHLGPQTTVRYAKGCSIRSESEDGFAEALSAARQSDVVVMVMGGSSARDFSSKYEVTGAVKVTEDMKNDMECGEGVDRATLNLMGKQEKLMQQIAALGKPVVLVLVKGRPLSINWANDNIPAIVDAWYPGMEGGNAIGDVLFGDYNPAGRLTMSVPRSVGQLPVFYNTKRAANRSDYTDEKGTPLYPFGYGLSYTQFEYRGISAEKLQGRKDSLVKVTVRVANTGKRDGDEVVQLYLKQLVASHTTPNKRLVAFRRTPVKAGEEVSITFTLPAKSFELYQGGGKWAIEPGKFMLMVGGSSANTILEQSIEL, from the coding sequence ATGCTCAACAGAATGTATAAAGCGTGCCTATGCATCGCTATCTTTTCCGCAGCAGGGCTGGCTGCGCCGGCTCAAGGCAGCCCATTTAAAAAGAACTGGATCGATTTCAACAAGAATGGGGTAAAAGACCCCTACGAGAATACAACGCTCTCCACTCCCGAGCGTGTAAAGGATTTGGTGTCGAAAATGACCGTCGAGGAGAAGGTGGGCCAGCTGCTCGCTCCGCTCGGATGGCCCATGTACGAGCGGAAGGGCAACGAGATTCTGCTTACCAGTAAGCTGAAGGAGGAGGTTCGAAATCGGCATATCGGAATGCTTTGGGCGTTTATGCGTGCCGATCCGTGGACCGAGCGCACGCTGGTATCCGGACTAAATCCGCAGCTGGCGGCTAAGGCTACCAACCAGCTGCAGCGCTACGTAATAGAGAATAGCCGTTTGGGAATCCCTATACTCTTGGCCGAGGAGGCGCCCCATGGGCACATGGCCATTGGCGCCACGGTGTTCCCAACATCGGTGGGGCTATCGTCAACCTGGAATCCTGCGCTTGTAGGCGAGATGGCTCAGGCTGTAGCGCTCGAGGTGCGCAAGCAGGGTGGGCATGTTGCCTACGGCCCGGTGCTCGACCTGCTGCGCGATCCGCGCTGGTCGCGAACCGAGGAGTCGTTTGGCGAAGATCCCTACCTGATCTCGGAGTTTGGGGTAGGCTACGTTCGTGGATTGCAGGGCAGCAACCTCAAGAGCGGGCGTAACGTCATATCCACCCTAAAGCACTTTGCCGCCTACGGAATGCCCGAAGGGGGGCATAACGGCGGAAGCTCGCACATCGGCGAGTACGAGATGAACGAGTACGTTTATCCGCCCTTTAAGGCCGCTGTCGAGGCAGGCGCTCGCACCGTAATGGCCTCGTACAACGAGGTTGATGGCATTCCCTGCCACTCCAACCGTCAAATGCTTACAGATGTGCTGCGCGATGGGTGGAAGTTCGATGGCTTCGTGTTCTCCGATTTGGGCGGATTGGAGTTGCTTAAGGGGCACGGCGTTGCTGCCGACTACAAGGAGGCAACCTTTAAGGCGTTTACCGCCGGGGTTGATGCCGATTTGGGCTCGAACTGCTACCATAAAAACCTTGAGCAGCTGGTAGCCGAGGGTAAGATTGATGTTGCCATCCTAGATAGATCGGTGGCTCGTGTGCTGGCTGCCAAGTTCGACCTCGGGCTCTTCGACAACCCTTTTGTTGACGAAAAGGAGGTGCTGTCATCATCGGTAATACAGGAGCATCGTGCGCTTGCCCGTAGGGTGGCGCGTGAGTCCATTGTTCTTCTTAAAAATGAAAAATCGACCTTGCCGCTAAGCCGCGAGGTTAAATCGATTGCCGTAATAGGCCCCAATGCCGACAACGTTTACAACATGCTGGGCGACTACACCGCACCGCAGCGCGATGGCAGCGTTATCACCGTGCTTCAGGGAATAAAGAACCATTTAGGGCCGCAGACAACGGTGCGCTACGCCAAGGGATGCTCCATTCGTTCCGAGTCGGAGGATGGGTTTGCCGAGGCTCTGTCGGCCGCACGCCAATCGGATGTGGTGGTTATGGTGATGGGTGGCTCTAGCGCCCGCGACTTCTCATCGAAGTACGAGGTTACAGGAGCCGTTAAGGTTACCGAGGATATGAAGAACGATATGGAGTGCGGCGAGGGTGTCGATAGGGCAACGCTAAACCTGATGGGTAAGCAGGAGAAGCTAATGCAGCAGATTGCCGCATTGGGTAAGCCTGTGGTTCTTGTGCTAGTAAAGGGGCGTCCGCTTAGCATTAATTGGGCTAACGATAATATTCCTGCCATTGTAGATGCTTGGTATCCGGGCATGGAGGGCGGAAACGCCATTGGCGATGTTCTTTTTGGCGACTATAACCCAGCTGGAAGGCTTACCATGTCTGTACCTCGCTCGGTAGGGCAGCTGCCGGTTTTCTACAATACCAAGCGAGCCGCCAATCGCAGCGACTATACCGATGAAAAGGGAACACCGCTTTACCCCTTTGGCTACGGGCTTAGCTATACGCAGTTCGAGTATAGGGGTATCAGCGCCGAAAAGCTGCAGGGACGCAAAGACTCTCTAGTTAAGGTAACGGTAAGGGTTGCTAACACCGGCAAGCGTGATGGCGATGAGGTGGTGCAGCTTTACCTTAAGCAGCTGGTGGCTAGCCATACCACTCCTAATAAGCGATTGGTTGCCTTTAGGCGTACCCCCGTAAAGGCAGGCGAGGAGGTGAGCATCACCTTTACGCTTCCCGCAAAATCGTTTGAACTTTACCAGGGAGGTGGCAAATGGGCCATAGAGCCGGGTAAGTTTATGCTGATGGTGGGAGGCTCTTCTGCCAATACGATACTAGAGCAGAGCATTGAACTATAG
- a CDS encoding DUF6261 family protein, with the protein MIETTNFRLMNLTEKQGFVSAFLPPVEKLLGKNPSFIPYIDRVKGNFDLFVKTTEELSHPELTEKVVEGDNLRDGGINGLKSNAARSVNRKDPAWVEAGKLILRIFHDFGDGMATLPLEQETTSIDNLLAEIDRNPVLRAAITTIQSDAWLQDIRDGQKIVKDAVEQRRAGGFVNSLPSSFVAAKPLAANLEKLIDYINLKIDFEPTPELTALANGLNEIIVDYNKKIKLRQTLRDQEKEKNEGAK; encoded by the coding sequence ATGATTGAAACCACCAATTTTAGGCTAATGAACCTAACGGAAAAGCAGGGTTTCGTTAGCGCATTTCTACCTCCTGTGGAGAAGCTGCTCGGTAAAAACCCCAGCTTTATACCTTACATCGATCGCGTAAAAGGCAACTTCGACCTTTTCGTAAAAACCACCGAAGAGCTAAGCCATCCTGAGCTTACCGAAAAGGTAGTAGAGGGCGACAACCTCCGCGATGGGGGTATTAATGGTCTTAAAAGTAATGCTGCTCGAAGCGTAAACCGTAAAGATCCCGCATGGGTTGAAGCAGGTAAGCTTATACTGCGGATATTCCACGACTTTGGTGATGGCATGGCCACCCTTCCGTTGGAACAGGAAACAACCAGCATTGACAATCTGCTGGCCGAGATCGATCGCAACCCTGTGCTTAGGGCGGCAATTACCACCATCCAGTCCGATGCTTGGCTTCAGGATATCCGCGATGGGCAGAAAATTGTAAAGGATGCCGTTGAGCAGCGTAGAGCAGGCGGCTTTGTCAACAGCTTACCATCGTCCTTCGTGGCCGCAAAGCCTTTGGCCGCAAACTTGGAAAAGCTGATTGACTACATCAACCTAAAGATTGATTTTGAGCCAACACCTGAGCTTACCGCTCTTGCCAATGGGCTTAACGAAATCATAGTAGACTACAATAAGAAAATTAAGCTTCGCCAAACGCTCCGCGATCAGGAAAAGGAGAAAAATGAGGGTGCGAAGTAG
- a CDS encoding KAP family P-loop NTPase fold protein: MILYRIIKGFWGRYVFYLSVFVAVYFLMREKLDSIIFGIGNNCFTEGEHPDIVLYFFIISTLYPLYRIQKKDFKSTIEPAYVAYCLVPISSWYLIQLIFGFSKSTYWLNTDFFNTALFFTIFYSILLLIHRNDNPKVYDRLPSLLQKDEPIEVFDTDKLGFSLYADSISTNIRNIVDNKHAFVFGIEGNWGSGKTSFINLVKANLKKDEAIRILDFNPWMSSKVQQITTDFFSLMAENTPEIRLRMKFRQYGKVLAAADGTGIVGKVVESICPSQDLGAILETINSCIKRQDLRFVVFIDDTDRLDKEELLAMFKLVRNTASFSNTIFVLTYDRNYVETVLSKYFEDERIAQTYPDKIINFQFELPSSAKDYYEILKEQINSSAFFKAHPEIALKNGDLKKEFTCLFDNLRKVKRVFNALVVESGLPHFEIVPVKYTLVFTYISYYQPEEFALIRDTFNSLKSTLPKEGRGKHLLRLIQESKGIYGPDTSYYGVNEKTQEREREKEKEKRKKEQDDFNSKHPLLYFLLLNENGDNLFVKYLEYFLRSNSIHYTEYIDRYRKYGVYGFKGIDINLSNAADILNRLIVIRENFNDSFYRKCADDTFTAFTNGEISIGSNDLEAHFELLLALALSTSNPSNSLEQALFLTNKYFERHKNRNVNLLAILEKLDETDKDSPDPYIQHYTKFDLEPRIYIKSNAYREIIHQPREYTLFDESKVVQSAIKHLRKVIERNISYDITEVAFFACGGIVLEPEKRIKSSTKIDENACKLFKKYIEQNPDEFVKNCIKDYIQWEDVKKVSFHPLLMQIFNNSKDEVRNYFKNVDCKTKKGQIRLLMIQKYLEDYLSDEIQKSDYRAFEIEQADYNRIFSDSEEKEEAEEQAAHLEPNLQVTPTEVSK, translated from the coding sequence ATGATACTGTATCGGATAATTAAGGGTTTCTGGGGGCGGTACGTCTTTTACCTCTCGGTTTTTGTGGCGGTTTACTTTTTGATGAGAGAGAAGCTGGATAGCATCATCTTTGGAATAGGGAATAATTGTTTTACGGAAGGAGAACACCCCGACATAGTTCTCTATTTCTTTATTATTTCAACTCTATATCCTCTATATAGGATTCAAAAGAAAGACTTTAAATCAACAATTGAACCAGCGTATGTTGCTTATTGTCTTGTCCCTATTTCGAGTTGGTACTTGATTCAACTCATATTTGGATTTTCAAAATCTACCTACTGGTTGAACACCGACTTTTTTAATACAGCACTATTCTTCACCATTTTTTACTCCATTCTTCTACTTATACATAGAAATGACAATCCAAAAGTTTACGATAGGTTACCATCTCTTTTACAAAAAGACGAACCAATTGAAGTCTTCGACACTGATAAGTTGGGCTTTTCACTATATGCCGATTCCATCTCAACCAACATCCGCAATATTGTAGATAATAAGCATGCATTTGTTTTTGGGATAGAGGGAAACTGGGGCTCGGGCAAGACCTCCTTTATAAACTTGGTAAAGGCCAACCTCAAAAAGGACGAGGCCATACGCATCCTCGACTTTAACCCTTGGATGAGCAGCAAGGTACAACAAATAACCACCGACTTCTTTAGCCTTATGGCCGAAAATACTCCCGAGATACGGCTACGAATGAAGTTCCGCCAGTATGGCAAGGTGCTGGCTGCTGCCGATGGTACGGGAATCGTCGGAAAGGTTGTAGAAAGCATTTGCCCCAGCCAAGATTTAGGCGCAATACTCGAAACAATAAACAGCTGCATAAAAAGACAAGACCTCCGCTTTGTCGTATTTATTGACGACACCGACCGCCTCGATAAGGAGGAGCTGCTGGCCATGTTTAAGCTGGTGCGCAACACAGCCAGCTTTAGCAATACCATTTTTGTGCTTACCTACGATAGGAATTATGTAGAAACAGTGCTAAGCAAATACTTCGAAGACGAACGCATTGCCCAAACCTATCCCGATAAGATTATAAATTTCCAGTTTGAGCTTCCATCTTCGGCAAAGGATTACTACGAAATTCTAAAAGAGCAGATAAACAGCTCTGCCTTTTTTAAGGCCCACCCCGAGATTGCATTGAAAAATGGTGACCTCAAAAAAGAATTTACCTGCTTATTCGACAACCTCCGCAAGGTTAAGCGCGTTTTCAACGCGCTTGTTGTAGAAAGCGGGCTACCCCATTTTGAAATAGTCCCCGTGAAATATACGCTAGTTTTCACTTACATTTCCTACTACCAACCAGAGGAGTTTGCTCTCATTCGGGATACTTTCAATAGTTTAAAAAGTACTTTACCAAAAGAAGGAAGAGGCAAGCATCTGCTAAGGCTAATTCAGGAATCGAAAGGTATTTATGGTCCAGATACTAGTTATTATGGGGTTAACGAGAAAACGCAAGAAAGAGAAAGAGAAAAAGAAAAGGAAAAAAGAAAAAAAGAGCAGGACGATTTTAACAGCAAACACCCTTTGCTGTACTTTCTACTACTAAACGAAAATGGAGATAATCTTTTTGTTAAGTATTTAGAATACTTTCTTCGGAGTAACTCCATTCACTATACGGAATATATAGATAGGTATAGAAAGTATGGGGTTTACGGTTTTAAAGGAATTGATATTAACCTTTCCAACGCGGCTGATATACTCAACCGGCTTATAGTAATCCGAGAGAACTTTAACGACTCCTTTTATAGAAAATGTGCTGATGATACTTTTACTGCATTTACTAATGGCGAAATAAGTATAGGATCGAATGATCTGGAAGCGCATTTTGAGTTACTGCTAGCGTTAGCGTTAAGCACCAGTAATCCCTCAAACAGTTTGGAACAGGCATTATTTTTAACAAATAAATATTTTGAAAGACATAAAAACCGCAATGTAAACTTACTTGCTATACTTGAAAAGCTAGATGAAACCGACAAGGATTCTCCCGACCCATATATTCAGCACTACACTAAGTTTGATCTTGAACCTAGAATTTACATAAAATCTAATGCTTATAGAGAAATCATTCACCAACCACGTGAATACACCCTCTTCGATGAAAGTAAGGTCGTTCAATCGGCAATAAAACATTTAAGAAAAGTAATCGAAAGAAATATTTCTTACGACATAACTGAAGTTGCTTTTTTTGCTTGTGGAGGGATAGTACTAGAACCTGAAAAACGTATTAAGAGCAGTACTAAAATTGATGAAAATGCATGTAAACTATTCAAGAAGTACATCGAGCAGAATCCTGATGAATTTGTGAAAAACTGTATAAAAGATTACATACAATGGGAAGATGTCAAAAAAGTTTCTTTTCACCCATTATTAATGCAGATATTCAATAACAGCAAGGATGAAGTAAGGAACTATTTTAAAAATGTTGACTGCAAAACGAAAAAAGGCCAAATCAGGCTTCTCATGATTCAAAAGTATCTCGAAGACTACTTAAGCGATGAAATACAGAAAAGCGATTATAGGGCTTTCGAAATAGAACAAGCCGACTACAACAGAATCTTTAGCGACTCTGAAGAAAAAGAGGAAGCAGAAGAGCAAGCAGCGCATCTAGAGCCTAACTTACAAGTTACACCAACCGAAGTTTCAAAATAA